GAGTAGGTTACCGCCTGTTCTGGCGGTAATGAAAGGAGGCTGAACTTTGATGAAATTTGCCAGACTCCAGTTAAGAACTGGTCTCTAAGTCTTGATATTCAAATTCTTTTGAAGACGGCTTTTGTGTTTCTGAGAGACCAAAATGCTTACTAAGCACGGTCTGGTTCCATAGATTGGCCTACGGGCAGGAAACTCCTACGGTCGTTCAGCGTCATAATTAGCACATAGGAATTGTGTATCTCTCTGCTCAATACGCTCAAGCGGGCAGAGAGTTACGCCTATGATGCTGTCTCATCGTCTGGTGACTTTATGAAAGATGCAGTTTCCCAGCCGCCCATTTCTAAGCGTGTTGTTGCTGCTACTGCTTTAGCAACGAGTCTTGCGATCGCAACTCCAAATCCAGCCCAAGCAATTCCTTTGAGAGACTTGATCTTTCGAGGAATTCAAGTGATTCAGCTGTCTAATCTTTCCAATCAGCAGGAGCGGGAGCTAGGGGAGCAGATTCACCGCAATCTGCAAAGCCAAGGCATGCGTTTACACCAGGGACAAACCCTCAATCGCTACGTTAATCGCATTGGTCAACGTTTGGTAGAGGCTGGTGCCAGACGCCGGAAAGTGGCGTATCGGTTTCAAGTGGTGGATGATAAACGGGTGAACGCCTTTGCCACGATGGGCGGGCGAGTCTATGTCACCACGGGGCTGATTAATGCTGCGGATAATGAAGCCCAGCTGGCTAGTGTGATTGGTCACGAAATTGGCCATATTGACCGCAAACACCTCGTCAAGCAGATTCGCAAGACAATGGTGGCCCAAGGACTCACAACCGCTGTTACTGGTTCTAATCGTAGTCAAGTCGCCAATATTGGGGTCAACTTATTGGTGAGTCGTCCTCAAAGCCGCAGCGATGAGTATGATGCGGATCGCGAAGGGTTGCGTATTCTGAGAGCAGCAGATTATGCCACCTCAGCCATGCCTGCGTTTATGCGCAAACTAGTGTCTAGCCGATCGACTCCTACGTTCTTAAGTACACACCCCGCCGTCCCCGATCGCGTTGTGCGTCTGGAGCAAGA
The genomic region above belongs to Acaryochloris sp. CCMEE 5410 and contains:
- a CDS encoding M48 family metallopeptidase is translated as MKDAVSQPPISKRVVAATALATSLAIATPNPAQAIPLRDLIFRGIQVIQLSNLSNQQERELGEQIHRNLQSQGMRLHQGQTLNRYVNRIGQRLVEAGARRRKVAYRFQVVDDKRVNAFATMGGRVYVTTGLINAADNEAQLASVIGHEIGHIDRKHLVKQIRKTMVAQGLTTAVTGSNRSQVANIGVNLLVSRPQSRSDEYDADREGLRILRAADYATSAMPAFMRKLVSSRSTPTFLSTHPAVPDRVVRLEQDIQSGPKNVCDSNPDLRSCGLSESRYRQLVGSR